The proteins below are encoded in one region of Marinobacter sp. F4206:
- a CDS encoding ParA family protein, which yields MRVIAFYSPKGGVGKTAAAVNIAYLASREGCSTLLWDLDAQGAASFYLSGAQPVQGKKLSKLLEGTAPIAKFIEENVYPDLDFIPAHKSFRNFDIKLEHEDGNGVLKSLLAPLSEDTSLVVLDCPPTLSRLTEQVMKIADQVYVPLLPTWLSMNSWDQFREFVADKKLGIKKLRPFFAQVDRRKKLHRDLVDRRSELFDNALRATIPYSSIVERMGEEGLPLEVLAPRSVPAENLRGMWSEIRHDLWRKGRRVVVD from the coding sequence ATGCGGGTCATCGCGTTTTACAGTCCCAAGGGTGGAGTCGGAAAAACCGCAGCTGCCGTCAACATTGCCTATCTGGCCAGTCGGGAAGGATGTTCCACGTTACTGTGGGATCTCGACGCCCAGGGCGCTGCGAGTTTCTACCTGTCCGGTGCCCAACCGGTTCAGGGCAAGAAGCTGTCGAAGTTGCTAGAGGGCACTGCGCCGATCGCGAAGTTCATCGAAGAGAATGTCTATCCCGATCTGGATTTCATTCCTGCCCACAAGAGTTTTCGTAACTTCGATATCAAGCTCGAGCATGAGGATGGCAACGGCGTGTTGAAGTCCTTGCTCGCGCCTTTGTCCGAGGACACAAGTCTGGTGGTGCTGGATTGCCCGCCCACCCTGTCCCGTTTAACCGAGCAGGTTATGAAGATCGCCGACCAGGTCTACGTGCCGTTGTTGCCAACCTGGTTATCGATGAACAGCTGGGACCAGTTCCGGGAGTTTGTGGCGGATAAAAAACTGGGCATCAAAAAACTCCGTCCCTTTTTTGCCCAGGTTGACCGCAGAAAGAAATTGCATCGGGATCTGGTCGACAGGCGCAGTGAGCTGTTCGACAACGCGTTGCGGGCCACCATCCCGTACTCGAGTATCGTCGAGCGGATGGGGGAAGAGGGTTTGCCTCTCGAGGTTCTTGCCCCGCGCTCGGTGCCGGCCGAAAACCTTCGGGGTATGTGGTCGGAAATACGGCATGATCTGTGGCGCAAGGGGCGAAGAGTCGTAGTAGACTGA
- a CDS encoding enoyl-CoA hydratase-related protein, translated as MNTLPQLTDALLTLEERVAVLTLNRHDLRNALTGSHLIDDIVTTAEWVNRCEDVSVLVITGAGSSFSAGGNIRDMAERGGDFAGDVAECSERYRQGIQRIPLALQAVEVPIIAAVNGPAIGAGFDLANMADIRIASDKAKFGETFLNLGIIPGDGGAWLMQRLIGYQRAFELTMTGRIVEAAEARELGIVMEVVPAEDLMPQALKLASRMASQPPKATRLTKRLMKMAQRMELKDFLDICACFQGMCHNEPEHLEAVNRMMEQMGRK; from the coding sequence ATGAATACACTGCCGCAACTGACTGACGCACTGCTGACTCTTGAAGAGCGAGTCGCCGTCCTCACCCTGAATCGGCATGACCTGCGCAACGCTCTGACCGGGTCACACCTGATAGACGATATCGTGACTACCGCCGAATGGGTAAACCGGTGCGAGGATGTCTCCGTGCTGGTCATCACCGGTGCCGGGTCATCGTTCAGTGCCGGTGGCAACATCCGCGACATGGCGGAGCGGGGCGGTGATTTCGCCGGCGATGTCGCCGAGTGTTCCGAGCGTTACCGTCAGGGCATCCAGAGGATTCCTCTGGCACTGCAGGCGGTTGAGGTTCCGATCATCGCGGCGGTCAACGGCCCTGCCATTGGCGCGGGGTTTGACCTGGCCAATATGGCGGATATCCGGATTGCTTCCGACAAAGCGAAATTCGGCGAGACCTTTCTCAACCTGGGCATTATCCCCGGTGATGGTGGTGCCTGGCTGATGCAGCGGCTGATCGGATACCAGCGTGCGTTTGAGCTTACCATGACGGGCCGCATCGTTGAGGCTGCCGAAGCCCGAGAATTGGGGATCGTGATGGAGGTGGTGCCGGCTGAGGACCTGATGCCGCAGGCGCTCAAGCTGGCCAGCCGAATGGCCAGTCAGCCACCCAAGGCAACGCGACTGACCAAACGGTTGATGAAGATGGCTCAGCGCATGGAGCTCAAGGACTTTCTGGATATCTGTGCCTGCTTCCAGGGGATGTGTCACAACGAGCCTGAGCACCTGGAAGCCGTGAACCGGATGATGGAGCAGATGGGGCGTAAATAA
- a CDS encoding DUF4124 domain-containing protein: MPWILAAFVFIAFFSAPAQSEVFTWIDSQGVAHFSDYPPGKIAHQQIEIRPPSTVSMSENLRQEKRVSGIRDNVRGLLSTPDRPAKSSDAIARSRAKLQKICDSYRRKLDRIQSKLRTGYSNDKGNTLRRQRRAISQQHSRDCILR; encoded by the coding sequence ATGCCATGGATTCTGGCAGCCTTCGTGTTTATTGCTTTTTTTAGTGCCCCGGCGCAGTCCGAGGTTTTCACCTGGATCGACAGCCAGGGCGTCGCGCATTTCTCGGATTATCCACCCGGCAAGATTGCCCACCAGCAGATCGAGATCCGGCCGCCGTCGACAGTGTCGATGTCCGAGAATCTCCGTCAGGAAAAACGCGTGTCCGGCATCCGCGACAACGTAAGGGGACTGCTGTCTACTCCGGATCGGCCAGCCAAAAGCAGCGACGCAATCGCCCGATCCCGAGCAAAGCTCCAGAAGATCTGCGACAGCTACCGCCGCAAGCTGGATCGGATCCAGTCAAAACTCCGAACCGGTTACAGTAACGACAAGGGCAACACGTTGCGCCGCCAGAGGCGCGCCATCAGCCAGCAACACAGCCGGGACTGTATTTTGAGGTAG
- the glcF gene encoding glycolate oxidase subunit GlcF, translating into MQTNLVQQFANTAEGQEAESILRACVHCGFCTATCPTYQELNDERDGPRGRIYLMKMFLEGEEATEKTREHLDRCLTCRSCETTCPSGVQYGRLIDISRGLMEKELPRDPKDKWLRWGLARVLPNRQLFGLLLRLGQVFRPVLPGKLRTKVPPRKQASPWPAASHNRIVLALAGCVQPSATPNTNAAAARVLDKLGITMVEAPEAGCCGAVNYHLSEHEKGLERMRQNIDAWWPAIEAGAEAIVMTASGCGAMVQDYGHLLKDDPVYAAKAHKVSELCTDLGAFLLKQDLEKLKLHQSPGKVAFHCPCTLQHAMQQNGVVEQVLTKAGVNLAETKDKHLCCGSAGTYSVLQPELSQQLLGNKLKALTVDNPDRIVTANIGCQMHLETKAKVPVQHWVELLDQ; encoded by the coding sequence ATGCAAACTAATCTCGTTCAACAATTTGCCAACACGGCGGAAGGGCAGGAGGCCGAATCCATTCTGCGGGCCTGTGTCCATTGCGGGTTCTGCACCGCAACCTGCCCCACCTATCAGGAACTGAATGACGAGCGCGACGGTCCACGGGGCCGCATCTACCTCATGAAAATGTTCCTTGAAGGGGAGGAGGCAACGGAAAAAACCCGGGAACACCTGGATCGTTGCCTGACCTGCCGAAGCTGCGAGACCACGTGTCCGTCCGGCGTGCAATACGGTCGCCTGATCGACATCAGCCGTGGTCTGATGGAAAAAGAGCTGCCGCGCGATCCCAAGGACAAATGGCTTCGCTGGGGCCTGGCGCGGGTGCTTCCCAACCGCCAGTTGTTTGGCTTGCTGCTTCGGCTCGGGCAGGTGTTCAGGCCGGTGCTTCCGGGAAAGCTGCGCACCAAGGTGCCGCCGAGAAAGCAGGCCAGTCCGTGGCCCGCCGCCAGTCACAACCGGATTGTGCTGGCGCTCGCAGGCTGCGTGCAGCCTTCTGCGACCCCCAATACCAACGCGGCGGCTGCCCGGGTGCTGGATAAGTTGGGCATCACCATGGTGGAAGCGCCCGAAGCCGGCTGCTGTGGTGCGGTGAATTATCACCTGTCCGAGCATGAAAAGGGCCTGGAGCGGATGCGTCAGAATATCGATGCCTGGTGGCCGGCGATTGAGGCCGGTGCCGAAGCCATCGTCATGACGGCTTCCGGCTGTGGCGCCATGGTTCAGGACTACGGCCATCTGCTGAAGGATGATCCGGTGTATGCGGCCAAGGCCCACAAAGTCAGCGAGCTGTGTACCGATCTTGGTGCCTTCCTGCTGAAGCAGGATCTCGAAAAACTCAAGCTTCACCAGAGCCCAGGCAAGGTTGCCTTCCATTGCCCCTGCACATTGCAGCATGCCATGCAGCAGAACGGCGTGGTCGAACAGGTACTTACGAAGGCCGGGGTGAACCTGGCGGAAACCAAGGACAAGCACCTGTGCTGTGGGTCTGCGGGCACCTATTCCGTGCTGCAGCCGGAACTGAGCCAGCAGTTGCTGGGTAACAAGCTCAAGGCGCTGACGGTGGACAATCCGGATCGTATCGTGACTGCCAACATCGGTTGCCAGATGCACCTGGAGACCAAGGCCAAGGTGCCGGTTCAGCATTGGGTTGAATTGCTGGATCAGTAA
- the glcE gene encoding glycolate oxidase subunit GlcE, producing MADNFQQLQEQVLHARDGGHKLNIVGGGTKAFMGREADPDAGTLSVGEHTGIVEYHPVELVLTVRAGTPLSEIEATLAEQGQALHFEPPRLGAASTIGGTLAANLSGPARPWTGSVRDQVLGIRLLNGKGEHLRFGGQVMKNVAGYDVSRLQAGALGSLGLITEISLKVMPKPAASMTLVQDMSMDEVIHYMNSRSAEPKPITGACWVDGKVYLRLSGAQSAVEATAEKWSGQVMEQGEEFWQSVQDMQHEFFAGNDVPLWRFSVGSTAANPKLEGNWFIDWSGAQRWYRGPGELKDMEPLARAAGGQVSLFRGGDRSGEVMHHQPEALKGIQRRLKNAFDPDNIFNPGRLYSWL from the coding sequence ATGGCTGATAATTTCCAACAATTGCAGGAGCAAGTGCTCCACGCCCGCGATGGCGGGCACAAACTCAATATCGTCGGCGGTGGTACCAAGGCCTTCATGGGCCGGGAGGCCGATCCTGATGCCGGTACCCTCAGCGTGGGCGAGCATACCGGTATTGTTGAATACCACCCGGTAGAGCTGGTTCTCACTGTCCGGGCGGGCACGCCGCTGAGCGAGATTGAGGCCACTTTGGCCGAGCAGGGGCAAGCCCTGCACTTCGAACCGCCCCGGCTGGGCGCGGCTTCCACCATCGGTGGCACCCTGGCCGCGAACCTGTCCGGCCCGGCGCGGCCCTGGACCGGCTCGGTACGGGACCAGGTGCTGGGCATCCGCTTGCTCAATGGCAAGGGCGAGCATCTACGCTTTGGTGGCCAGGTCATGAAAAACGTGGCCGGTTACGATGTGTCCCGGCTGCAGGCCGGTGCCCTGGGTAGCCTGGGTCTGATCACGGAGATCAGTCTCAAGGTGATGCCCAAGCCCGCCGCGTCCATGACCCTGGTCCAGGACATGTCGATGGATGAGGTCATCCATTACATGAACAGCCGGTCCGCCGAGCCAAAACCCATTACGGGTGCGTGCTGGGTTGATGGCAAGGTCTATCTGAGATTGTCGGGGGCGCAGTCGGCGGTCGAAGCCACGGCGGAGAAATGGTCGGGCCAGGTGATGGAGCAGGGCGAGGAGTTCTGGCAATCCGTCCAGGACATGCAGCACGAGTTTTTTGCCGGTAACGATGTCCCGCTATGGCGGTTCTCCGTCGGCTCTACCGCCGCCAATCCGAAGCTTGAGGGTAACTGGTTCATCGACTGGTCCGGCGCCCAGCGCTGGTACCGTGGCCCCGGTGAGCTCAAAGACATGGAGCCCCTGGCCCGGGCTGCCGGAGGTCAGGTCAGCCTGTTCCGTGGCGGCGACCGCTCCGGTGAGGTCATGCACCATCAGCCGGAGGCCCTGAAGGGCATCCAGCGCCGTCTCAAGAACGCCTTCGATCCGGATAACATTTTCAATCCCGGACGCTTATACAGCTGGTTGTAA
- a CDS encoding FAD-linked oxidase C-terminal domain-containing protein has protein sequence MTTKPKVSKAELAEQFRAFIDPNFVITDNETMKPYECDGMSMYCEMPLLVVLPETVEQVQRVMRICNENQVPVVARGAGTGLSAGAMPNKEGVVLSLAKFNRILEIDPLARTARLQPGVRNLAISEEAAQYGLYYGPDPSSQIACTIGGNVAENSGGVHCLKYGLTVHNLHSVEMVTAEGDVVTVGSDGLDACGMNLLALMTGSEGLLGVVTEVKVKLLPKPEVARVVMAGFDSVQNGGDAVGGVISHGIIPGGLEMMDGHAIVAADDFARAGYPREAKALLLCEVDGTEEEVDEHIAQAEEVFRKFGATSVRTSRSEEERALLWKGRKSAFPAVGRISPDYYCMDGTIPRRELANVLLRMEEMSEEFGLRVANVFHAGDGNLHPLILFDANVPGEFERTEAFGSSILNLCVEVGGCITGEHGVGVEKIRQMAVQFSDDELQQFHDVKAAFDPAGILNPGKGVPALKFCQEYRSLEHKQHKHEPTEAAHG, from the coding sequence ATGACTACCAAGCCGAAAGTCAGCAAAGCCGAGCTGGCCGAGCAGTTCCGGGCCTTTATCGACCCGAACTTCGTTATCACCGATAACGAAACCATGAAACCTTACGAATGCGATGGCATGTCGATGTACTGCGAGATGCCTTTGCTGGTGGTGCTTCCGGAAACGGTTGAGCAGGTGCAGCGGGTCATGCGCATCTGTAACGAAAACCAGGTTCCCGTGGTGGCCCGGGGCGCGGGTACCGGTCTCAGTGCCGGCGCCATGCCCAACAAGGAAGGTGTGGTGCTCTCGCTGGCCAAGTTCAATCGTATCCTCGAGATCGACCCGCTGGCACGAACGGCACGGCTGCAGCCGGGTGTTCGCAACCTCGCGATCAGTGAGGAGGCTGCCCAGTACGGGCTGTACTATGGACCGGACCCGTCATCCCAGATTGCCTGCACCATTGGCGGCAACGTGGCTGAAAACTCCGGTGGCGTGCACTGCTTGAAATATGGCCTGACGGTGCACAACCTTCACAGCGTTGAGATGGTCACCGCCGAGGGCGACGTCGTGACTGTCGGCAGTGACGGCCTGGACGCCTGCGGTATGAATCTGTTGGCATTGATGACCGGTTCCGAAGGCTTGCTGGGTGTGGTTACTGAAGTGAAGGTGAAACTGCTCCCGAAACCCGAGGTGGCCCGCGTGGTCATGGCCGGTTTTGACAGCGTTCAGAATGGCGGTGATGCCGTCGGCGGCGTCATCTCGCACGGCATCATTCCGGGTGGCCTGGAAATGATGGACGGTCACGCCATTGTCGCCGCCGACGACTTCGCCCGGGCCGGGTACCCCCGGGAGGCCAAGGCGCTGCTGCTGTGCGAGGTTGATGGCACGGAAGAGGAAGTGGACGAGCACATTGCTCAGGCCGAGGAGGTGTTCCGCAAGTTCGGCGCGACCTCGGTACGGACCTCCCGGAGCGAGGAAGAACGGGCGTTGCTGTGGAAGGGCCGCAAGTCCGCGTTCCCCGCGGTTGGCCGGATTTCCCCGGATTACTACTGCATGGACGGCACTATTCCCCGGCGCGAGCTGGCTAATGTCCTGCTTCGTATGGAGGAAATGTCCGAGGAGTTCGGGCTGCGCGTCGCCAACGTTTTCCACGCCGGCGATGGCAATCTGCACCCACTGATCCTGTTTGATGCCAACGTGCCAGGCGAGTTCGAACGCACCGAAGCGTTCGGCAGCAGCATTCTCAATCTGTGTGTTGAGGTGGGCGGTTGCATTACCGGCGAACACGGGGTCGGCGTTGAGAAAATTCGACAGATGGCAGTGCAGTTCAGTGACGATGAGCTGCAACAGTTCCACGACGTGAAGGCCGCCTTTGATCCCGCCGGCATTCTCAATCCGGGCAAGGGCGTCCCGGCGCTCAAGTTCTGCCAGGAATACCGTTCCCTCGAACACAAACAACACAAGCACGAACCTACGGAAGCCGCCCATGGCTGA
- a CDS encoding heme-binding protein, with product MLTINRLDLADARILIEGAAEKAREIGVPMCIAIVDESGNLIAFERMDGGKITSVTIAQDKAFTAAAAKKATHDYNKANVPGSLAFGIHTEVGGRLSSVGGGLPVIVDGEVVGGIGLSSGTPQQDMDCAQAGIDHFETKRS from the coding sequence ATGTTGACTATTAACAGGCTGGATCTGGCCGATGCCCGCATTCTGATTGAGGGCGCGGCGGAAAAGGCCCGAGAGATCGGAGTGCCCATGTGCATTGCGATCGTTGACGAATCCGGCAATCTGATCGCCTTTGAGCGCATGGACGGTGGCAAGATCACCAGTGTGACCATTGCCCAGGACAAGGCGTTCACGGCGGCAGCCGCCAAGAAAGCCACCCACGACTACAACAAGGCCAACGTGCCGGGTAGCCTGGCGTTTGGCATTCACACCGAGGTCGGTGGTCGTCTGAGTTCCGTGGGCGGTGGCCTGCCGGTGATTGTGGACGGCGAAGTGGTCGGTGGCATCGGGCTGAGCTCGGGCACGCCCCAGCAGGACATGGACTGCGCCCAGGCGGGTATTGACCACTTTGAAACCAAACGCAGCTGA
- a CDS encoding TRAP transporter large permease subunit yields the protein MTTNTTTAPGSNLVGKLSTWLMIIATVALAFVICVEMINILFYDPWSDEQFLFKLSGSLSDVKVGPLTYLMFGSLAVALMMGLPLAFVTGGLGVMFIYLVGDAMMLNLVPGRIFPMMTNSDLAAIPLFIFMASMLERAGLIEEMFSVVYKWMGGLSGGLATATILASTLLAAMVGVIGAAVVTMGIIALPAMLKRGYDQKIALGSIMAGGTLGILIPPSILAILYAVVAQQSVGELYLGSVVPGLMLSSMYIAYVLIRSWINPKLGPPVPVEERISMKEKLLLTKNLIAPLILVFLVLGLLFGGIATPVEAAGIGSFGAIVVAMMHGKFSIAGLREASVTTTKASAMVLWIMFGASVFVGFYILQGGQQFVTDAILGTGMSPYGILFLLMFLLVVLGMFLDWVGILLLAVPIFIPIVKALEFPGLLGFPPVAGDDVVLWFGVLYLVNMQMSFLSPPFGYALFYLRGVCPPEISMATIFKSSLVFLAIQAFGLFMCILIPGIVTWLPGLVYG from the coding sequence ATGACTACAAATACAACAACTGCGCCGGGCAGTAACCTTGTCGGGAAGCTGAGTACCTGGCTGATGATTATCGCCACAGTGGCACTGGCGTTTGTCATCTGTGTCGAAATGATCAACATTCTTTTCTACGACCCGTGGAGCGATGAGCAGTTCCTGTTCAAACTCTCCGGTAGCCTTTCTGACGTCAAGGTCGGGCCTTTGACCTACCTGATGTTCGGTTCTCTCGCCGTGGCCCTGATGATGGGGCTGCCGCTGGCTTTCGTGACCGGTGGTCTGGGGGTGATGTTCATCTACCTGGTGGGCGACGCAATGATGCTCAACCTCGTGCCGGGACGCATCTTTCCGATGATGACCAACTCTGATCTGGCGGCGATACCGCTGTTTATCTTCATGGCCTCGATGCTCGAGCGCGCAGGCCTGATTGAGGAAATGTTCAGTGTGGTCTACAAGTGGATGGGTGGCCTGAGCGGCGGTCTGGCGACAGCAACCATTCTGGCCTCAACCCTGCTTGCAGCGATGGTGGGTGTTATTGGTGCCGCTGTTGTCACCATGGGCATCATCGCTCTGCCGGCGATGCTCAAGCGCGGTTACGATCAGAAGATCGCGCTGGGCTCAATCATGGCTGGCGGTACTCTGGGCATACTGATTCCTCCCTCAATCCTGGCCATTCTCTACGCGGTTGTTGCGCAGCAATCGGTCGGTGAGTTGTATCTCGGCTCCGTGGTCCCGGGCCTGATGCTGTCTTCCATGTACATTGCCTATGTGCTGATCCGCAGCTGGATTAATCCGAAGCTGGGGCCGCCGGTACCGGTGGAAGAGCGGATTTCCATGAAGGAAAAGCTCCTGCTCACGAAAAACCTGATTGCTCCACTGATTCTGGTATTTCTGGTGCTGGGCCTGTTGTTCGGCGGCATCGCAACGCCTGTGGAAGCGGCCGGTATCGGCTCCTTTGGTGCGATCGTGGTGGCCATGATGCACGGCAAGTTCTCCATTGCCGGACTGCGGGAAGCATCGGTAACCACGACCAAGGCATCCGCCATGGTGCTGTGGATCATGTTCGGTGCCTCGGTCTTTGTTGGCTTCTACATCCTTCAGGGTGGGCAGCAGTTTGTGACGGATGCCATCCTGGGTACGGGCATGTCGCCTTACGGCATCCTGTTCCTGCTGATGTTCCTGCTGGTTGTTCTGGGTATGTTCCTGGACTGGGTCGGTATTCTGCTGCTGGCAGTTCCTATCTTCATTCCTATCGTCAAAGCGCTGGAGTTCCCGGGGCTGCTCGGTTTCCCACCGGTGGCAGGCGATGACGTTGTGCTCTGGTTTGGTGTGCTGTATCTGGTGAATATGCAGATGTCGTTCCTCAGCCCGCCATTCGGTTACGCATTGTTCTACCTCCGGGGCGTATGCCCGCCTGAAATATCCATGGCCACGATTTTCAAGTCGTCGCTGGTATTCCTGGCCATTCAGGCTTTTGGACTATTTATGTGCATCCTGATTCCAGGCATCGTGACCTGGCTGCCGGGACTGGTTTACGGCTAA
- a CDS encoding TRAP transporter small permease subunit produces the protein MSDLEGFGFVMPHWFYWGWLAVMPLIMMAWDKWSSGHGGGSAEPELTPGELQAEEDDPLIYLQFEGNWFTKVVDWICDKSGLFVSFWTINAVVFYFFGVIMRYVFNTPSIWVHEASFLLLGMQYMLAGAFAMLHGAHVRVDVMYNMLPARGRVGLDIFTSMFFFIFALILLVTSWTFFLDSYAMNETTVETWGIQHWPAKGMMVLGSSLLLLAGISKLIKDIVLFVRLGRERTA, from the coding sequence ATGTCTGATCTTGAAGGTTTCGGATTCGTAATGCCGCACTGGTTCTACTGGGGCTGGCTTGCGGTCATGCCGCTGATCATGATGGCCTGGGACAAATGGAGCAGTGGTCACGGAGGCGGGAGTGCTGAGCCGGAATTGACACCAGGGGAATTACAGGCGGAAGAGGATGATCCGCTTATTTATCTCCAGTTCGAAGGGAACTGGTTTACCAAGGTAGTGGACTGGATTTGCGACAAATCCGGTCTGTTCGTTTCGTTCTGGACGATCAATGCCGTTGTGTTCTATTTCTTTGGCGTGATCATGCGCTACGTCTTTAACACGCCCTCCATCTGGGTCCATGAAGCCAGCTTCCTGCTGTTGGGTATGCAGTATATGTTGGCCGGGGCCTTCGCCATGCTTCATGGTGCCCATGTGCGGGTGGATGTGATGTACAACATGCTGCCGGCGCGGGGAAGAGTTGGTCTGGACATCTTCACTTCGATGTTCTTCTTCATTTTCGCCCTGATTCTGCTGGTCACCTCCTGGACTTTCTTCCTGGATTCCTACGCCATGAACGAAACCACGGTTGAGACCTGGGGCATTCAGCACTGGCCGGCCAAAGGCATGATGGTGCTGGGTTCATCACTTCTTTTACTCGCAGGCATCTCCAAGCTGATCAAGGATATTGTCCTGTTTGTCCGCCTTGGCCGGGAGCGCACCGCATGA